From a single Solirubrobacterales bacterium genomic region:
- a CDS encoding co-chaperone GroES, with product MAKHYLRPLFDQVVIKELEPDRMRVSGLVVPPGTSEPPPQHGIVLAVGQGVDWWKAAGIEMPVKPGDHVVFPASAGNWVEVDEERLLVCRVTQLLGVLDPAQD from the coding sequence ATGGCCAAGCACTACCTTCGCCCGCTTTTTGACCAGGTCGTGATCAAGGAGCTTGAACCGGACCGGATGCGGGTTTCCGGGCTGGTGGTGCCGCCCGGCACCTCGGAACCCCCGCCCCAGCACGGAATCGTGCTGGCGGTCGGGCAGGGAGTGGACTGGTGGAAGGCGGCCGGAATCGAGATGCCGGTGAAGCCCGGTGATCACGTGGTCTTTCCGGCCTCGGCCGGCAACTGGGTGGAGGTCGACGAGGAGCGCCTCCTGGTCTGCCGCGTGACCCAGCTCCTCGGCGTACTCGACCCGGCCCAGGACTGA
- a CDS encoding CehA/McbA family metallohydrolase: MGIPPRLLRLKLTLFLAALTGLILVPAAVAGACSLPTSPVQGGAVNDGVNPADEVVYEGTLTDAVNQDYMQIPFDVAIGTKGMRIRYCYSKLVGSDVTPTLDLGVYGPKTPEIPNWTMDELRGWSGSATRMIGIGENGFSNEATYGLDRKAYVPGRTSRGYRPGPIPDGIWAVEFGGGWIPPGGIEWKLGITPSTNTSWSNDPFQPEPWQPRIANPKPGWYQGDVHVHGEQEPGNALMKESLDLAFAPIVPGQPKLGAGLDFVDMVDHNNDVSRQLLGAERYQYPGKLVIPGSEITTYNGHINSQGASRMADFRTNPIRRFPKPSGPGPFTLDQGDLTDVPNANEPSSIFPEIDRLGGWGQQNHPETFRSAPASCRGCGWTFTDQQTGYGDIDAMEVANGIADLNHGAPDTTPVPNPFTPLAIRFYEERLAAGDHIAAVGSSDDHRAGAGYGIGTDPVIGQGATAVYAKQLSPSGIRDAVRAGQTYAKVFGADTPDVLMTAATPEGYRAIAGHSVKGRELRLSFRVKGAATNPRPGDWKLTVIRDGVPAKTFDVTGNDFTASYVGDRTARYGFQLSRKYGPSPLAMITEAYSTPIWFTQGRSASPAPKLGRLKLNQKNGTATVRVTTIGAGLVTLKQGGVKKTSARSTARRKTVTLKLAPTRKVKKQLKRRGSAKVRLAVSFTSEWTESRTTRKTVVFKQKVRKAKRHKKRR, encoded by the coding sequence ATGGGAATCCCGCCGCGTTTGCTCCGTCTGAAACTGACCCTGTTCCTTGCCGCGCTGACCGGGCTGATCCTGGTGCCGGCTGCGGTTGCCGGCGCCTGCAGCCTGCCGACCAGTCCGGTTCAGGGAGGAGCCGTGAATGACGGGGTGAACCCCGCCGACGAGGTGGTCTACGAAGGCACCCTGACCGACGCCGTGAACCAGGACTACATGCAGATTCCATTCGACGTGGCGATCGGCACCAAGGGGATGCGGATTCGCTACTGCTACTCGAAGCTGGTCGGCAGTGACGTGACCCCGACCCTGGACCTCGGGGTGTACGGGCCGAAGACACCCGAGATTCCCAACTGGACGATGGACGAGTTGCGAGGCTGGAGCGGTTCGGCCACCCGGATGATCGGGATCGGCGAGAACGGCTTCTCGAACGAAGCGACCTACGGACTCGATCGCAAGGCCTACGTTCCCGGCCGGACCAGCCGCGGCTACCGGCCCGGGCCGATCCCGGACGGCATCTGGGCGGTCGAGTTCGGGGGCGGCTGGATCCCGCCCGGGGGAATCGAGTGGAAGCTCGGAATCACCCCGAGCACCAACACTTCATGGTCGAACGATCCCTTCCAGCCGGAACCGTGGCAGCCCCGGATCGCCAACCCGAAGCCGGGCTGGTATCAGGGTGACGTTCACGTTCACGGTGAGCAGGAGCCGGGCAATGCACTGATGAAGGAGAGCCTCGATCTCGCCTTCGCCCCGATCGTGCCGGGCCAGCCGAAGCTGGGTGCCGGCCTCGACTTCGTCGACATGGTCGATCACAACAACGACGTTTCACGGCAGCTGCTCGGCGCCGAGCGCTACCAGTACCCGGGCAAGCTGGTGATCCCCGGTAGCGAGATCACCACCTACAACGGCCACATCAACAGTCAGGGCGCGAGCCGGATGGCCGACTTCCGGACCAACCCGATCCGCCGCTTCCCGAAGCCGAGCGGGCCGGGGCCGTTCACGCTCGATCAGGGTGACCTGACCGACGTGCCGAACGCGAACGAGCCCTCAAGCATCTTTCCCGAGATCGACCGGCTCGGAGGCTGGGGGCAGCAGAACCACCCGGAGACCTTCCGGTCGGCCCCCGCCTCCTGCCGTGGCTGCGGCTGGACCTTCACCGACCAGCAGACCGGCTACGGGGACATCGACGCGATGGAGGTCGCCAACGGAATCGCCGACCTCAACCACGGAGCCCCGGACACGACCCCGGTTCCGAATCCGTTCACTCCTCTGGCGATCCGGTTTTACGAGGAGCGCCTCGCGGCCGGAGACCACATTGCGGCAGTGGGCTCCAGCGACGACCACCGCGCCGGGGCAGGCTACGGAATCGGAACCGACCCGGTGATCGGGCAGGGCGCGACCGCGGTTTACGCGAAGCAGCTCTCGCCAAGCGGGATCAGGGACGCGGTTCGAGCCGGCCAGACCTACGCCAAGGTTTTCGGTGCCGACACTCCGGATGTGCTGATGACCGCCGCCACCCCGGAGGGCTACAGGGCGATCGCCGGCCACTCGGTCAAGGGCCGGGAACTCCGGCTGTCGTTCCGGGTCAAGGGCGCCGCCACCAATCCGCGGCCGGGCGACTGGAAGCTCACCGTGATCCGTGACGGTGTCCCGGCGAAGACCTTCGACGTGACCGGCAACGACTTCACCGCCAGTTACGTCGGGGACCGCACCGCCCGCTACGGATTCCAGCTCTCCCGCAAGTACGGACCCTCCCCCCTGGCCATGATCACCGAGGCCTACTCCACCCCGATCTGGTTCACGCAGGGAAGGTCCGCTTCACCGGCCCCGAAACTCGGCCGGCTGAAACTGAACCAGAAAAATGGCACCGCCACCGTCCGGGTGACCACCATCGGTGCCGGCCTGGTCACCTTGAAGCAGGGTGGAGTGAAGAAAACCTCGGCCCGGAGCACCGCCAGACGGAAGACGGTCACCCTGAAGCTGGCTCCGACCAGGAAGGTGAAGAAGCAGCTCAAGCGGCGAGGGAGCGCGAAGGTCCGGCTGGCTGTCAGCTTCACCTCGGAGTGGACCGAATCTCGAACCACGAGGAAGACCGTCGTCTTCAAACAGAAGGTCAGGAAGGCCAAGCGTCACAAGAAACGTCGCTAG